The following coding sequences lie in one Pseudomonas sp. SL4(2022) genomic window:
- a CDS encoding winged helix-turn-helix domain-containing protein — protein sequence MSSTNSEKPLMQNYQIRAHEGGRVLCFDPSSQRVTIQESVANESVDLGFAPSRILQLLISRADTIVTRDEIFEFAWPGRVVGQNSLNQAIATLRELLGDDEKRLIIQTIPRHGYRLSSAFVSVAVELPGREVGESQAGQSVAPAERAADEVVVVDASARSGLWQRLWRVNPYWQRAGLCALVAVLALSLLWRIDWGLLTQSGMVTVSRQVGPQQQLFVAPNSADVSVLMDEVSSVSRRLGG from the coding sequence ATGAGCAGTACGAATTCTGAAAAACCATTGATGCAGAACTATCAAATTCGTGCGCATGAAGGAGGCCGGGTTTTGTGCTTTGATCCATCCAGTCAGCGCGTGACGATTCAGGAAAGTGTCGCTAACGAATCTGTCGATTTGGGTTTTGCGCCGAGCCGGATTTTGCAGTTGTTAATCAGTCGGGCGGATACGATTGTGACGCGCGATGAAATATTCGAATTTGCCTGGCCGGGTCGAGTGGTTGGGCAAAATAGCTTAAATCAGGCCATTGCGACGCTGCGCGAACTTCTCGGTGATGACGAAAAGCGCTTGATCATTCAAACCATACCGCGCCACGGCTATCGCTTGAGTTCTGCCTTTGTCAGCGTGGCAGTCGAGCTGCCGGGGCGTGAAGTCGGTGAGTCGCAGGCTGGGCAGTCTGTTGCGCCTGCTGAGCGGGCCGCTGATGAGGTTGTGGTGGTTGATGCCTCGGCTCGGTCGGGTTTGTGGCAGCGGCTTTGGCGGGTCAATCCCTATTGGCAGCGCGCAGGCTTGTGTGCGCTTGTTGCGGTATTGGCGTTGAGCCTGTTGTGGCGGATTGATTGGGGCTTGCTGACGCAGTCGGGGATGGTGACTGTTAGTCGCCAAGTTGGGCCGCAGCAGCAACTGTTTGTGGCGCCCAATAGCGCGGATGTAAGTGTGCTGATGGATGAAGTGTCATCAGTCAGTCGGCGACTGGGGGGGTAG
- a CDS encoding NfeD family protein, giving the protein MWDFLQHLSYWNWLALGTLLLILEVFGAGGYLLWIGLAAASVGLLTFIFPGLPWAAQFILFGVLSVLTAVFWWQRQRSASKPSDQPGLNQRGSEFIGRTFVLHEAINGGRGKIKAGDSLWLVAGVDLAAGTQVKVIGQDAVVLRVEAV; this is encoded by the coding sequence ATGTGGGACTTCTTGCAGCATCTGTCGTACTGGAACTGGCTGGCCCTGGGCACCCTGCTGTTGATCCTGGAAGTGTTTGGCGCCGGTGGCTATCTGCTGTGGATCGGCCTGGCCGCCGCCAGCGTCGGCCTGCTGACCTTTATCTTCCCGGGCCTGCCCTGGGCGGCGCAGTTCATCCTGTTCGGCGTGCTTTCGGTACTGACGGCGGTGTTCTGGTGGCAACGCCAACGCAGCGCAAGCAAACCGTCCGACCAACCCGGCCTGAACCAGCGGGGCAGTGAATTTATAGGCCGCACCTTTGTGCTGCACGAAGCGATCAACGGTGGACGCGGCAAGATCAAGGCCGGCGACAGCCTATGGCTGGTGGCGGGAGTGGATCTAGCGGCCGGCACCCAGGTCAAGGTGATTGGCCAAGACGCTGTAGTACTGCGGGTTGAAGCAGTGTAA
- a CDS encoding EAL domain-containing protein, producing the protein MNPTTQTKQHFDRLQSNNLKRIKAHLSENYSTLFSSPAKGAITTLCVALSLGAAVLAADTLSQQYLVRKLTPVIEQNGKNFLAIKMQTATTLNALNELPRDVQACSEAINVQLTERTKTQRYIYASAIKLDNGKVCTSYGQTLQAEQLPNDQQANHYRSNSGVDYWFNANRQVNSDKGEIIIGQHHAYVWLNKGIINESLTAAAGVELDLLDERTLQPVFSSDNTPWPAPERRLEWNKLTFGKSHVYLATPTQANGLLAVASTPVSQYLQALLTFSAVFLVLAWALLKTTLKLHAKYFSLPAKLRHAINTDKLEIRYQPIVDMNTKQWVGAEALLRCTLNGQNIGPNVLIPMAQRAGLMRQLTRRVCTRVAEDHTSLMWACKDFYISINLSAEDVLDESFPEFTKSLFAHYQVPSSRIVFEITEESLNDKAKAIVQLNKLREQGHKIAIDDFGTGYSSMSHLDTLPADILKIDRSFITPDKLKYHNGIWWHIISMARVQGLTVIAEGIETDDQADILSYAGVNIAQGWLYSKDLSASNLARHFFMIQYPGLA; encoded by the coding sequence ATGAACCCTACAACCCAGACAAAACAGCACTTTGACAGGCTGCAAAGCAACAACCTTAAGCGCATCAAAGCGCACCTCAGCGAAAACTACTCGACGCTGTTCAGTAGTCCTGCCAAAGGCGCTATAACGACGCTCTGCGTCGCCCTGTCTCTGGGCGCGGCTGTGCTGGCCGCAGACACCCTGAGCCAACAGTATCTCGTACGAAAACTGACGCCCGTCATCGAGCAAAATGGCAAGAACTTTCTTGCGATAAAAATGCAAACAGCCACAACCCTGAACGCGCTAAATGAGCTGCCACGGGATGTGCAGGCGTGCAGCGAAGCCATCAATGTACAACTCACCGAAAGAACAAAAACTCAACGTTATATTTACGCCAGCGCCATCAAGCTAGACAACGGCAAGGTCTGCACCTCATACGGGCAAACCCTGCAAGCAGAACAACTGCCCAATGACCAACAAGCTAATCACTATCGCTCCAACAGCGGCGTGGACTACTGGTTCAACGCTAATCGGCAGGTCAACAGCGACAAAGGTGAAATCATCATTGGCCAGCACCATGCTTATGTCTGGCTGAACAAAGGCATCATCAACGAATCGCTGACAGCAGCTGCCGGTGTAGAGCTGGACCTGCTCGACGAAAGAACCCTTCAGCCAGTGTTCTCAAGTGATAACACACCTTGGCCGGCGCCTGAGCGCCGCCTTGAGTGGAACAAGCTGACATTTGGAAAAAGTCATGTCTACTTAGCCACGCCGACCCAAGCCAATGGGTTGCTGGCAGTCGCCTCGACACCTGTCAGCCAATACCTGCAAGCACTGCTTACATTTAGCGCCGTCTTCTTAGTGCTTGCGTGGGCCCTGCTCAAGACCACATTGAAACTGCACGCCAAGTACTTCTCTTTGCCAGCCAAACTTCGCCATGCAATCAATACGGACAAGTTGGAAATCCGCTACCAACCGATTGTCGACATGAACACCAAGCAATGGGTCGGAGCCGAGGCATTGCTGCGCTGCACACTTAATGGGCAAAACATCGGCCCCAATGTATTGATTCCCATGGCGCAACGCGCAGGCTTGATGCGCCAGCTGACTCGCCGTGTGTGCACCCGGGTAGCCGAAGACCATACCAGCCTGATGTGGGCCTGCAAGGATTTCTATATCAGCATCAATTTGTCGGCAGAAGATGTACTCGACGAAAGCTTTCCGGAATTTACCAAAAGCTTATTTGCCCACTACCAAGTACCCAGCTCGCGGATTGTCTTTGAGATTACCGAAGAAAGCCTGAATGATAAGGCCAAAGCGATAGTGCAACTAAACAAACTCAGAGAACAAGGTCACAAGATCGCCATTGATGACTTTGGCACGGGTTACTCGAGCATGTCCCATCTCGACACTCTGCCCGCCGACATCCTGAAAATTGACCGCTCATTTATCACGCCAGACAAACTAAAATACCATAACGGCATATGGTGGCACATCATCAGCATGGCCCGAGTGCAGGGCTTAACAGTTATCGCCGAGGGCATTGAAACCGACGACCAGGCCGACATTCTTAGTTATGCGGGGGTCAACATTGCTCAAGGCTGGCTATATTCCAAAGACTTATCCGCCAGCAATCTGGCTAGACATTTCTTCATGATTCAATATCCCGGCCTGGCCTAG
- a CDS encoding DUF2860 family protein, with protein MRKLVCVAIGSAMALSAQAHDKIGEKDGLTGYGFLGVSTSLMETNTTATIGGTDVGDRRIGSLTRSPDSQGYGGLVPAFNLTYTFAGSRTQIFGGTELEDFLSQDSTFGLGVRQGAGSLGNLRVSLLAGTRSEVWQDPYVVNASRRKTDRKSSGVRLGWEHILESDFAVTLSNRKIKLDDELSGTALGLTAAQSKLLVREGNQKKADLSYRWMPNANHVLIPTISVIDYDLDGEAMAMKGTQLELNYAYLGLQDWELIASGLVGSLESNKTNPIYGKKQELDRMGVSLGATYKEPFGLKDWKASATLNYGQEDSNIDFYNTRIKSLTVGMLYSF; from the coding sequence ATGCGTAAGTTAGTCTGTGTGGCCATCGGCAGTGCCATGGCGTTGTCGGCTCAGGCCCATGACAAGATTGGCGAAAAAGATGGCCTGACCGGTTATGGTTTTCTCGGTGTTTCGACCAGTTTGATGGAAACCAATACCACGGCGACTATTGGTGGTACTGATGTGGGTGACCGGCGCATCGGCTCCTTGACCCGTTCGCCAGACAGTCAGGGTTATGGCGGTCTTGTGCCGGCGTTTAATCTGACCTACACCTTCGCCGGTTCGCGTACGCAGATTTTTGGCGGCACCGAACTGGAAGACTTCCTCAGCCAGGACAGCACCTTCGGTTTGGGCGTGCGTCAAGGCGCGGGTAGCCTAGGTAACCTGCGCGTCAGCCTGTTGGCCGGTACCCGTAGCGAGGTTTGGCAAGACCCTTATGTGGTCAACGCTAGCCGCAGAAAAACTGATCGTAAGAGTTCGGGTGTGCGACTGGGCTGGGAGCACATTCTGGAATCGGACTTCGCGGTTACTCTGAGCAATCGTAAAATTAAATTGGATGACGAACTCAGCGGCACAGCATTGGGGCTGACGGCGGCGCAGAGCAAGTTGCTTGTGCGTGAAGGCAATCAGAAGAAAGCAGATCTCAGCTACCGCTGGATGCCAAATGCCAATCACGTACTGATCCCGACTATCAGCGTCATCGACTACGACCTCGACGGTGAGGCGATGGCGATGAAGGGCACCCAGCTCGAGCTGAACTACGCCTATCTCGGTCTGCAGGATTGGGAGTTGATTGCTAGCGGTCTGGTGGGCTCGCTGGAAAGTAACAAGACCAACCCGATCTATGGCAAGAAGCAAGAGCTCGACCGTATGGGCGTGTCGCTTGGGGCTACCTACAAAGAGCCTTTCGGTTTGAAAGACTGGAAAGCCAGCGCCACTCTGAACTATGGCCAAGAAGACAGCAATATCGACTTCTACAACACCCGCATCAAGAGCCTGACCGTGGGTATGCTGTACAGCTTCTGA